In a single window of the Pseudomonas entomophila genome:
- the rplO gene encoding 50S ribosomal protein L15, which yields MKLNDLSPAPGSRREKHRPGRGIGSGLGKTGGRGHKGQTSRSGGSIAPGFEGGQQPLHRRLPKFGFVSLKAMDRAEVRLSELAKVEGDLITVQSLKDANVIGQHVQRVKIMLSGEVTRAVTLKGIAVTKGARAAIEAAGGKFEE from the coding sequence ATGAAACTCAATGATCTGAGTCCAGCGCCGGGTTCCCGTCGCGAGAAGCACCGTCCGGGCCGTGGTATCGGTAGCGGTCTGGGTAAGACCGGTGGTCGCGGCCACAAAGGTCAGACCTCCCGTTCCGGTGGTTCCATTGCTCCAGGCTTCGAAGGCGGTCAACAGCCGCTGCACCGTCGCCTGCCGAAGTTCGGCTTCGTCTCCCTCAAGGCCATGGACCGCGCTGAAGTGCGTCTGTCCGAGCTGGCCAAGGTGGAAGGCGATCTGATCACCGTTCAGTCCCTCAAGGACGCCAACGTGATCGGCCAGCACGTACAGCGCGTGAAAATCATGCTGTCGGGCGAAGTCACTCGCGCAGTCACCCTCAAGGGTATCGCCGTCACCAAAGGTGCACGTGCGGCTATCGAAGCAGCTGGCGGCAAGTTCGAGGAATAA
- the rpmD gene encoding 50S ribosomal protein L30 translates to MATVKVTLIKSVSGRIPNHKLCVKGLGLRRIGHTVEVQDTPENRGMINKAYYMLKVEG, encoded by the coding sequence ATGGCAACCGTAAAAGTAACGCTGATCAAGAGCGTCTCGGGCCGTATCCCTAACCACAAGCTGTGCGTCAAGGGCCTGGGTCTGCGTCGTATCGGTCACACTGTAGAAGTCCAGGATACTCCCGAGAACCGCGGGATGATCAACAAGGCCTACTACATGCTGAAGGTCGAGGGTTAA